From the genome of Nicotiana sylvestris chromosome 1, ASM39365v2, whole genome shotgun sequence:
CATCCTACGGAGGAAAATTGGAATCGTGAcaatttattataaataaatataCTCTAAAATAATTGTAATACATAGCTACATTTTGAGTTTTATAGAAAATACCCAGATTTCTAACGCTGAAATAACTTTTTCCTCTCTTATCTTTTCATATTCTTACTATAACCTAGCCGCCTACGCCATCTCCTAAAACTCTTTCTCTGGTGTTACAATCTTGCCAGAGAACCATCACCGGCCTTACTTGTCGGAACACTGTCGTCTAACCTCGTTTTAAGTTTTTTTCCTCCTTTGTATTCTCTCATTCCCTCACGCGCTATGAAAACCTCAAATACTTGGAAAATAAATTCCTTGGTCGTTCTCTCTTAGTCAACCATGTTACCCACCAAGCAAAGCTTGCAGTTCAGTTGACAATTCTCCTTCCTCTTGTCATCAATCCTTAAAACCAAAAACACAACTCCAAAAAATTTCTCTCGTACTAAAAAAAACATGGCTGCTTTGTTGTCTTCCCTTTTCTCTTTGTACAAGTCTTCCCTTTTCTATAGTCTTTGCTGTCTTAATTGCCATTGTCTCAGCAGAGATTTGATCCACTCAGATCTAATGTAATTCTCGCCCCACCATATCCTTTGACGAATTCGGGATCACCATTTCGGTCGTCTCAACCTCATTGTCACCGACATCTCCTACTCTAACCCGAAAACCAGACACGAACCCGTTCCCTCCTAATTGGGTTTGTTCTCGTCACCAATGAAGCTTACCAACTTCTTTCAGTGTCTTTGATGCAAATCTGAGTCGGACTTCTCTTTTTTCTTCGTATGTATATACATTGTATTTCGTTGTACCATAGAGAAAATACAATTTATTGAGCGAACAACCTATTGTGATTTTATGGATTGATACACCAAAATTTGAgtctatcttctttttcttctttggatGTATCCACACTCTATTTCATTTTATAGAGAATATAATATGTTGAGCGACCACATATAGTCAATTGTGATTGTATGCGTTGATATATAAAAATTTGAGATTGGATGTATATATCCAACCTCATTGTATGGATCATACATGTATTGTGTATTTTTCAATGCAAATAcatttttttgtttgtaattttGCATGTATTTATGTATTCCGAAGGTGATTGTTTTTAGCAGATCCCTGTATTTTTTTaatacaaccaaattaaatatagTGAATTGAATCCAACAATATATcactatattttttattttttgttgtttgaattcAGTCAAACTAGATATACAGTGAAATTGAATACGATGTAAAATTGTTAAGAATAAATTTAGCTAAATTGAATACAGCATATATATCCGAATTGAATACAACGACATACATCCTATGGCATTAGtagtgtaacgatccgaccggtcattttgaaaatttgcacttcgctcgataTTTACAGAAATGAGTAGCtacgtatgatgtattatgagtTATGTGAATCTTCGgctttggttttcaggttattcagaatcGATTCGAAAGAATGAATTTCGTGGtttaagctttaagttggaagagttgaccaagtttgactttttagtatttgacctcggattagagttttgatggttccgttaggtccgaatagtgattttggacttggacgtatgcccggatttgcatttggatatttctagaaggtttcgacaCAAATTGgctaaagttggaaatttgaaggcttggaaagttcataagtttgacccggaagttgactttgatgatatcggatTCGGATTGTGGTTCCGGAAATCGGAATAGTTTCAttatatcatttgggacttgtatgaaaaatttaaatttattccGGGTTAATTTGATATGTCTCAGTGCGAGTAGGTTCGTGTTATGTATTGAGACTTGTTGGgatgttcggacggggtcccgaggggctcggacGTATTTTGGATTAATTTCGGactattttccttcatttttgcaTTGCTGGTTCTGCTGAGTTCTGGGTATCTAGTTTTTTTAATCGCGATCGTAAAGTATGGATTGTGATTGCATAAGGTTGTTTGATGGCTAGGGACAAGTTGTTCTTCACGATCGCGAGTTCTTAGACGCGTTTGCATAGGTTGCTGCAGAGTGAACATCGTGTTCGCGCCAGTGTGCACGCGTTCGCGTAGGGATTTTTGGGTTGAGCTGGCAGAGAGTGTTTCTCTTTGCGTTCGCGGTCTTGTTTCAGCAATCGCATAGTTTGTGAGCTTTGTGTATAGCATTCGTGTGGATTTgtatgcgatcacatagagtaTTTTCCTGGGGCAGTGTTTTTCCTTCCTCGCGATCGCGAGGATATTTCCGTGATCATATTTCATTAATAAACCCAATGATTACAAAGTACTCTATTTCGGGAGTTTCCGCCATTTTAGCATATTCAGAGCTATGGAGCTCGAATTGGAGCGATTGTTttggcgattttcaccatatggattggggtaagtgttctctactcattttttattttatatcatgaatctatctttatttttggcatttggttgatgattttaaaagagaaattggggatttttgtcTAAAACTTTATTAAgcaaatttttgagttttggacATCAAGTCGGAGTTGGagtcggagtcggatttgagtgaaactagtatggttggactcgtaattgaatgagttgtcagattttgtgagttttgttgggtttCGAGATGCGGGCTTGGATTTATCTTTTTAGttaattttgggcttttgattaaagattcgaccttcaTTGACCAGGttgtttcctttggcattatttgatgtatttgagttgcttttggctaatTTCGAGCCGTTCGAAGGTCGGTACGCGTGAGTTGGCATTTTGGAGCATCATTTGGTTGgtttgttcgaggtaagtagcacTTCTAAACTTGATGTTGagtgtatgaaaccccgaattacgtgttatgtatttggtgttgaggtgacgcacatgctaggtgatgggcgtacGGACGTGCAccatgtgaattgtgactccgttatTTCGGTGGTACTTTGTAGTCACCTAATCTTATTTGTAACCATGAAATCTCTACGTACTAGATCTATTgagttgtgatccatgttagaaaccatgtctaggctacatgtTTATTCTGTTGGGATACACTGAGGTCATATTGATgttgaattatttgtttaaattataaTTTCATACTCAGTTATGTTCATTCattttatatcatatctcagtctctgttgctaTTTATTGACACACCATATCATCATTTTaggctagtttcatggcattaTGAGCCAGaaagactagagagattgatgactgagtaaggccgagggcttgagtgtgagtgatattatgggatcgggttgcacgccgcatcatGTTATACTAATTATGTCTGAATCTGACTTATTAtggcgcttgggctgaaggagccccatcagagtctgtacacacccctagtgagcgcagttgatttaTATTGCGGGATGATATTTCCTGGGCATGGATCTTGCATGAAGCATTtttggggatggatcttccctgggctagATTGACCATATACAATACTAAGAGACCGAGCATGTCGATTGGTTAAGCATGATGAGTAGAAAGTATGAGACAATGAGATtaagtactctgagagtgtgagtacaagAGTTTATCTTTGAGATATATTACATTTGACATGCACACTtggcatacatgcatagagatgcatttttcccatgttgtacggtatcacaaCACTCATGACTTCTAACACATATTGACATATATGCATAAAGATGTATTTTTCTCATGtcatttaaaaataaaacatttacCTGTTGAAAACTTTGGGGGGAAAAGCAGCTTTCAAACCTACTCATATTTTTGGCAATTTCGGTAACAGATTTGGGCTTTCAATGATATACTTGGAAAGCAGACCTATTTTCTGGAACTGTGAATGAGCTGAACATTTTAACTCTGAGTTACTCCTTTTATTACTTTCTTTATGTTGTTATGAAccgttgttggctattggtgttggactctgacCCTTGTCccaactcgtcactactttcaaccgaAGGTTgagtttattacttattgagtacatggggtcggttgtactcatattacaATTTTgtaccttgcgtgcagatgttggatgttgatgttgctgtGATCGACGGGATTAACTAACTAGCAGGTTAGGTTATGTGTCATAACGACTAGTTGCTAAATTATAGCTACATCTGACAATAAGCCTCCAACACATGAAGAGACAGATCCAAACTTTTATTTTGATTAGTTGAACCTTCTAAATTTCTTAAGGAATCTACTCCTTCTGTTTCAATTTAGACAACACATTTCACTTATCGAGAGTCAATTAGATTAAACTTTGAAGCTAAAATGAACTAGTCCAactcaatatttttaaatttaaatttaaatattcAATAACTATAACTATAAATTGCAATTTTTCTCATGTCAATATGATAAaacaaatattttaatatattgaTCAAACTTCACACAGTTTTGACTCCCAATTAGCAAAATGTGTccctaaattgaaacggagagaataatatttaataaaattttcacaTAGTATATATTTATATTCTGTGTAAAAGATATTGGGTTATTCGTTTTAACCCATAGCTCTAAGGATACATTAACCCGGACCACCGCGGACAATATGAAAGAGAAGCGAGGATATCCTCAGACTCGAGCAAAAATTTGACATAAAGTAAGAATAATAAACCACTTTGACAAATGAAAACTCAGATTCGTACGAAAACATTAACAGCCAAATACTATAAAATGAAATACTTAAAAAATTTGGACGTCACCAAAGAAAACTTCAGTAGACATTTGATTACCAGCAAACCATGCAAAAGAAAGATGACCACATTTATCTAAAACTCTTACTTAACTTGTTATGTAATAACTTCACATTTCCATGAGAAGCTTGTGACCAATCTTGTAGGAAGCATAAGCATCAATACAAGCATATTCAACTTGGCTTTCACTAAGAACCCTTGCCTCCCAATTACTCATGCACACATGTTTTGGCTTAGGCATATAAAGACCACATATTTCACGAGCAAGATCTTTCAATCCTGGACGAGAATACCTGCCTGGCCACGTACTCTTAGCAACATCACGAATATCAGCACTTCTATTACAAACCAATCTATACTCATTCTTTAGTTTAAGGATATCTTCAGCAACCTCAACTCCCACAAATATAAAGTTAGGATTAGCCAAGAATGTTTTGAGGGTTTGTGGCATTTCGTCCAAATAAAACAACTGCACTATGAGACACCTGTCGTCGATGCAGAGTTGGAGTGTAGCTGTTTTGTTGCTTCTATATGGACTAAAATTAGGTCTCCATTCGTTGTCTAAACCAACAACTGTGTCTTTTCCAGCATATTTGTTGAGCATTTCAGTTGCCCATTCATTGGCAATCGCAGCTTTATTAGTCACTGTTGTTTCAATTGTTCGTCCACCAAATTTGATTCGGTACTTTAAAGTGGTGGTGTCAGAGCTGCTGCTACCATATGATGAGTACATTGTTGTTGTATTGTGAAAACAAATTAGATTGATGTATTATTGTCGATGGCTCGCATGGctatttataacaaatttatatgTGTTTAATTCATCTTTTTTGGAAAACTCAGAAGTTTTTCTTATTAATTGCACTACTAGGAAACTGGGTACATTAGTTGTAAGATATCAAGAAACTGAATGGTCTATTAAATACTTCATGCATGCATGCCAAAAGTAATTATTAGGGACTTCGACTGATGAGTTTTCAAAACTTATCTCTCCCATTAATGTTTTTACAGGTTTTATTTTTTACTGTTTGTAATTTTGTTTCAACTTCCAAGAATAGAGTTTCTCTTTAAATCCTCAATCTCCATTGGATATTGTTGGGAATGACCTGAACATAGCGAAGACTTAATTTCTATGTGCGAAACCAAGAACTCGAGAGTATATACTTAGACTGCTAATCTTAAGAGTTTGCTTGAAAAGTCATGTGTAATTACTAGGATAGTAATTACCATAGCTAGTAATTATAATTACTAGGGTAGTAATTACACAGTATACTAATTACAATggcttgtttgtttgttatgatgTTATTAAAGTGTAATTACCAATGTCATTTTTGGTTGTACTAATGTAATTACATAGTTAAATAATTTTTCTagattaaaatataaataaattattGTGACAAATACTTATGTAATAACAAATATTAAATACTCCGTAATATTTATTATTATGTATTAAATATATAGTGTttgtaagaaaataaatattaaaatagtaaataatatcataataaaattattGGTATTCtccataaaaaaaattataacttAAAAAGAGAACAATGAAAATATAgcataatttaataataataacgTATGTCATATTTCAACAGGACAACGTCAGAGTGAAGTTGCAAAGAACGTTGGTGAAGAAATCTAGAGTAGAAAAAATCGGTCTTATTTGTTTCctcatatgaaaaatatatttgaaaggaaaaaagaatTTGAAAGGTTGCTTTGTAATTACATGATGTAATTACACCCAATTCTTTACTCCCCTTAAAGAAGTGGAGAGTGTAATTACCCCCTTCCAATTACACCAAATTTTCCACTAACCTAATAATTACTTGATCAAACAAATATGTTAATTATGTAATTACATCCAATTACACACAAATCTGATTCCATTGTGGCTTTCTAAACAGGCCCTAaatgtaataatattaataaaataaaataaaagggcatGTCTTAGGATAAGAACCAATTAATACTCTCtccattcacttttacttgtccactatactaaaaatacattttcacttttacttgttcactactaaatcaagagaaaaacaatcttttatttcctgttttATCCTTATCATTAACAACTTATTCACCCAAATAATTTTTCAAATCTTTTGGAAATGCTATCAATATTATCGATGAAATTGTAAAATACATACTAAGTATATATTTTTTCCTAAAAGGAGTTCAAAGTCAAAAGTGGACAATTAAAAGTAAACGGAGCGAGGACTTCTTTAATTAGATCGACTAGCTGCCGAACTTGTTTTAGGAGTTGATCTTTTACAGTTCCGGATAAGAGGTGAAGGAGAAATTTCCTAATTGAGATTTTACAATCCGATTTATTTattgaaaaattaaaataaatacttCACATTTTAATAATTTAGGCTTTAAAATGACATAATTATTAACACGATTCAACATACTAGCAAAACCACCCTTAGACAAGCCATCTTCATACTGTTCGCATAAAAGTCTAAGTGTGAATGAATGTCAAAAATCATGTTACACGTGCTAGTTTACATGAGTGTATCCAGTGTATGGGACATGTTCTTCTTCATAAATCACACATAGCCAAGTTTTTTTTTGGAACTAATTTTTTTGTTATGTTATGATATATGTTTTTTATAACATCACTTCACTATAACAGCTAAAAAATATCGGAATGAATATATAGGTTGTTATAAAAAATATCGGAATGGACATATAAGTTGTTATAGAAAGACTTGATTGTATTATATttcatcaaaattacttaaatatatatatatgcacccAAGCTCAAATGAGTCTTATAGTGCAGATACATTGAGTGCACCTTTACAAGTGAGATTGAAGGTTCAACTCCCATGTCTATCTTGTGTTTTAAGTATATTGTTTCTTCTTTGTATATCCTTCTTTATTTGGTTTATTATTGCAAAATTACAAGCCCAACACATTGAAATctctatttttctttaattttttaattttaaatttatatAACTAAACCAAATGTTTATATTAAATCCGGTAACAACGAAGGATGTAACATATAGTCAATGATTCAACTAATCATCCAACATTTTTTTAATTAGATATATATGTAAAATATTAGAATATTTTTGGGTAAAAAAGAAACTGGACTTATCTATCTATATCTGTACtgtattaaaagcacgaaggcctagcgaaatgtcgttcgtcttttttgcCTTTCGTATTGTATTTTAAGTTGGAtataataaatttttattttttgagaaAAAACAAAGACTGCCGTCTATTTAGGTGTCGTATATTTAGGTTTAGGAGCCTTTAGCTTTAAATTGTCGACTATTTAGGTCATGTGTGTTTAGGTTTAGGAGTCTTTAGCTTTTTCTTCTTTATATAATTAGGATTAGGCTTCTTTACTGTGTGCCTTTTCTTTATGTTTAGGATTCTTTAGGTTTTTCTTTGTTTAAGATTCTTTACGTGTGTTTTTTCTGTGTAAGTATTCATAAGTTTCGGATTAATGATGCAAATCGCATAAGCTTTAAACAGGTTAGTAATATTTTATTAAAGAATAATGATTGAATGAGATTTTTTTTGGTAATTGCAGACGCTTGATAGGTAATTCTTGTTTAACTAAAGTTTAATGGATTTTCAACATTATATTATTCGTTTATGTTAATTTTTGATCCATCTTAATTAATCAACAGGATTTTGAGAATTTATTGTAATGGTGAAGGCTGCAATAATAACTTGCCAAAAAAGCAAATAAAGATAGGACGAAGCAAACAGTTGATATTGTCCTATAAAAGATTTCAAATTATTGGTATGACCCTGAACTTCAAGCTTTTGGTAGGATTTTAAACTGCTTTTAGGCATTAGTGGCTATATATAATTTTGGAATTAGGTTTTATTTACCATCATTGGACGTAGCGAGACAATTTTTGTATATTCACTAGACAAGAGACAAAAGAAACATTAATAGCAGACTAAAGAAGAAATATAAACTTGATAATCTTGAGATTGGAGGCTATTGAATCACAATTTCTATAAGTTTATTAcatattttaatttttctttggcAATTTTTCAACCAGTTGCTGTAAGCAAAATTTAAGTGGTGAAAATTCAGTTCTTAGACAGTTAGACTATGTTACTACAACTTAATAGATGTTTATTATGATTTCATTCATTACCTCCTAGCAACACAACAGTGAATTTAGTTTTTTTGTTATAACTTGATATATGTTACAAGCGTGACTAACATGCTCCTTATTGAGCGAGcgtactttattttattttatttttcaaactttttttctttttttatgtaTGTGATTCCTTTTTTTTATATGTTTAATTTAATATTAAGAGATAGACCTTATACTGTTTGTGCTATTCAGAGTTGATGTAATTGAATTATTTAATCATCAATTACATGCCGATTCTGAACTCAGCTTTAGAAGTAAAAGATTTCTGTTATTCTAATACACTCATATTTAGAATGAGTATAATTCTGAATTCACATTGAGAACTCAAACAATTTACATTTTTTCTTATTTGAAAATTTGAATAAACTCACAAAAACTCGAAAACAGGTATTCTAGCTAAAAAATTAAGTGTAAAGTTTCTAAGATTCAAAATATTAGTTGACTTACAACTAATGGCAGCCTGTAGGTGGCTACAAACTCTTGTTTGAGTAGCAATAAAATTACACATGTTAACTTTGTTGGCCTTAACTCTTATGCTTCTTGAACATTCTTTTGATGATTAGGTGATGACTTTATTTGCATACAATCATATTTTTCTGCATCTAACTTCACTGGATTAGTTTGCTTCTTTGTTTGTTTGTATATGTAGTCAAAGTTCTCGGTTTTTTCACTATCACTCTCATACGTAATCCTCTCTGTTATTATTAGGGATTcttatattaaaatatatagaTCGTCAAATTCATAATTATAGTTTaccattctttttattttttactttattcttTATGGtgtattttcatgcattaatCAACAATAACGTTTGCTTTCAATTTCAATTGCGGAGTTCTATCTGTGGGAATCCTTCGCAGGGCTTTTTGCTTCTGCTCTCCTTGCTTTTTGGCAAAACTAATGGGTCATGTATGCTTTATGAATCTTTTAAATTTCTAAATATTTTTTCGTATGTTATGGTATTTCATCTATATATATTTATTCTATCTTCAACATGAAATTCGACTTTATAAGTGAATTTTATGTTGAATAACTTATAACTATAGCTAGCTTTTCACATTCAttgtttttttcttatttatgtgCGAGGTCATACAAAGTTTGAAGTCTACTATAGCACTTTGGCTTCTCTAGAAATTCTTTTACTGCATAAACAGATTAACTCCACCTCCCGAATAGTTTTTGAGATATTCTTAGCTTCGTGAGTTACATTAGCACGTTTTTCTCGAGAAAAGTTGTATAATTAAACATGTAAATTGGAAGTTAAACATCATATACACACTTACATTAATTATAACTTTGTCTTTAACATGAATTTCCATGAGAATTATACAATTTGATTTCATCTTAAATAGTACCACTTCAAGGTACAATTTGATTCCGTCTCAAAAAGATTACCACTTTATACAATTCGAGAATTGTAGCCACCATCTTTGCTCTTACTACTATAGtactattatttatttatttattaattttgttAACTTAGTTTTGTGCTACTCTTATCCATGTAGTCATAGATTAATAGATAAATCTTTTCCTTTTTGAGGCTTGCTTGGTTATCAAACATTGTTTGGCGAAAACTACTTGTCTTCGTGGATTTCCTTGTTATAGTTAGTAATTGAGCATTATTTCTAATGCAGAATGATGATGCTAAAATTTTCTTCTACTTTATTAACAGGCTCGTGGGTTGGTTGAGTAGTTTTAGTAGACTTTGTATGATCTTGAGAATCGAAAACACTAGAAAACAAATATTTCTTCCATCAATTAAGCATTCATATAGGAATCACGTTAAGAAATATTCGACTAAAACAATAAGCATAAATATTTTTACTTATGTTCTCATATGTGGGGCAACTATCAAAATATTTCAAAAGATATATATTATACACTTTTAGATCTATCAGAGTAATTTTCagtaaaattatatattttgatGATAATTAATAAATCATATGCAAATAAATAAGCACACGGCCCAATGATCCTAATATTGAACTGTACCTGTCGCAACAGGTTTCCTCACAAGGGTTAAATCAATTTGAACAAGGATTTTGATTATGAGAGAATAACTGAagtgaccaaaaaaaaaaaaaaagacaacataCACCAAGAAATATTATCTGTGAAGACATAGTAAGTGTGAAAAAACATAATATATCATTATTCAcaaaaaaattataattacaaaTTCTATAAATTCAACTATTGCATAATGTAATAACATTTACTTTTCCATTTAAATGAATGTTGTATCTACATTGACGTCAATTGATATTACACATAATTCATTATTATTCTATACAAATCTAATTGATAGACACGGACTATACGTACCAAATCGAACATCTTTTTTACCCGTTAAAATATATTTTACATTAGATAAAATCGTAATTTAAATTCTTCTGCTATATAGgattttaaaatcaactaaaatttgattATCAACTCTTTCCTTATATGATAAAAACTCTTAATACTTACAACTTTTTCTAGGCCTTTTTACTGTAATAAGAAAATATACTCCAACATTTAGAACAAAACGAATATTACTCCAAAGTTCATGCAAGTCGTAGTACACAAATGTTACAAACAAACAATTGTCATATAAAATTAGGACTTCTTTTATCTTTCAATCAAATACTATTTTAGTAACACTTTTTTACAATTAAGCTTAAGTATTGGAATGAATCGAAGAAATAATTACTGTAAGATTAATCATATGATTATCATTTAGTATCATTTTCGAGTACTTGCAATTTTtggttaattttttattttaacgCAAACACCACTTTTAAATacttatttatgttatttttaaaAAGATTATTATATAACAAATATAGGTACACGCGCGAAACGCATACCCTAAAACtagtattattataaaagcacgaataatttATGTTAAATATTGAACGACTAAAATATCCTTGAAATATTGACAGACTTTTATGCCcttaaatatttgtataatttaaggATCTAATTGTGAATAACCTAATGATGAAATTCTTTTCCAATTTAAACTACACATACGTCGACCCTACAAAGTTGATCCTAGTGGTTATCTATTATTTTTGGAAAAGAATAATTTCACTGTTAAAGGATATTGTCCTAATCAacgaaaaaaaattcaatttggacaaaattgtattttttttttttttattctaccTAATGCTAGGAGCTGTTTGAAACCAAATTGAATTGTTTTTGTTGATTCTTACTCTTGTTCGAAGAGTCTCCCAAAACAGAAGTTACATGGAATTAAAACTTTTTCTTCATTATAAGTTTGAATCCTTTTGGTATACAATCAAATATAATTTCATCCATCTAAAATATGTTTCTACATAATGGCGGCTCTATTTAACAAGCTCAATATATTAACCACGCCACAAAATTTTAAAAGCTTGACCTTTTTTTATTAATGGATATCAATTATATctctaatatttttattaaattctATTTTTTCCTTAATTCTGCATATCATGTATGATGTATCAAGATTTTATGTTGAACTATGTTCTCcttttatataatatatattttaagtCTTCAATATATACTTACTTAACTTCATGTTGTTATTTTCTTTGCAGTGAACACCATCATATATTTTAGGTGAACCACTTTCTTGAATTTGGTAGAAAAGGTTCTTTAGCAGAAAGGAAGTGATTGGTTAAGGTGACAATTTTTTTAACcaatttattttctccccttccTTTCGATCAACCTGTCATCTATAGATTTTTGTTGTTAACTTATCTTTAGTGATTCAATTTGATAGTAGATCAACTCGAAGCTATTTTTTGCATTCATGAAACTGCAAGTACGATGGAGTTTTAGATTTGCATGAGCAAGTATACTCGTGGATGAAACACAGAAAATTCATGTGCTTTTTAACTAGAGATTGGATAATTAGAAttggagttgattttagagattGCACTAGTCGGCATTGGATTTAAGTAGAATTATTTCCTAGCAGTAAcaattttcttttgaatatttGTATAGTTAAGAACTTATATTTCATTAAATATAACTTTCATAATAATTAATGTAGGATAATGTGCAACAGAACAGAAAAAATAATGCCAAAGAAG
Proteins encoded in this window:
- the LOC104247597 gene encoding 3'-5' exonuclease-like, whose translation is MYSSYGSSSSDTTTLKYRIKFGGRTIETTVTNKAAIANEWATEMLNKYAGKDTVVGLDNEWRPNFSPYRSNKTATLQLCIDDRCLIVQLFYLDEMPQTLKTFLANPNFIFVGVEVAEDILKLKNEYRLVCNRSADIRDVAKSTWPGRYSRPGLKDLAREICGLYMPKPKHVCMSNWEARVLSESQVEYACIDAYASYKIGHKLLMEM